One genomic segment of Candidatus Neomarinimicrobiota bacterium includes these proteins:
- a CDS encoding oxidase, which yields MDRFKRENNSSVNAVSLMSEGASERIIPGPPPVDDKHEESLDVWGFRDTVFRINSSGNVELTGTRYNFSGVEMPTLLPWLSGIMDVDIRSGVTNPSGYPPVSPESV from the coding sequence ATGGATCGGTTCAAAAGAGAAAATAACTCTTCGGTCAATGCCGTTTCACTGATGTCGGAAGGGGCGTCGGAGCGCATAATTCCGGGTCCTCCTCCCGTGGATGACAAGCATGAGGAGAGCCTTGACGTATGGGGCTTTCGCGATACCGTCTTCAGGATAAATTCCAGCGGTAACGTCGAGCTGACGGGCACGCGATATAACTTCAGCGGGGTGGAGATGCCTACCTTGCTGCCATGGCTAAGCGGGATTATGGACGTGGATATCCGGTCGGGGGTGACCAATCCCTCTGGCTACCCGCCTGTTAGTCCGGAGTCAGT